One stretch of Epinephelus lanceolatus isolate andai-2023 chromosome 15, ASM4190304v1, whole genome shotgun sequence DNA includes these proteins:
- the chmp3 gene encoding charged multivesicular body protein 3 gives MGLFGRTSEKPPKELVVEWQRKIRTEMRVIDRQIRDIKREEEKVKRSIKDAAKRGQKDVCVVLAKEMIQSKRAVTKLYASKAQMNSVVLSMKNQLALLRVAGSLQKSTEVMKAMQSLIKIPEIQATMRDLSKEMMKAGIIEEMLEDTFESMEDEEEMEEAAEEEVDKILFEITAGALGKAPSKVTDALPEISPAAAAAVSDEESEEDIEAMQSRLEALRS, from the exons ATGGGGCTGTTCGGTAGAACATCAGAGAAACCACCCAAGGAGCTG GTCGTTGAGTGGCAAAGAAAAATCAGGACGGAAATGAGAGTGATTGACAGACAGATCCGAG ATATTAaaagggaagaagaaaaagtGAAAAGATCCATAAAAGATGCAGCCAAAAGGGGCCAgaaggatgtgtgtgtggtccTCGCAAAGGAGATGATTCAGTCAAAACGAGCTGTGACAAAACTGTACGCCTCCAAAGCCCAAATGAACTCTGTGGTCCTCAGCATGAAGAATCAGCTTG ctCTACTACGTGTAGCTGGGTCCCTGCAGAAGAGCACGGAGGTGATGAAAGCGATGCAGAGCCTTATTAAAATCCCAGAGATCCAGGCCACCATGAGGGACCTATCAAAGGAGATGATGAAG GCTGGCATTATTGAGGAAATGCTGGAAGACACATTTGAGAGCatggaagatgaggaggagatggaggaagcagcagaggaggaagttGACAAGATCCTCTTTGAGATCACAGCAG GTGCTCTTGGCAAAGCTCCAAGCAAAGTCACAGATGCCCTGCCGGAAATCAGCCCCGCTGCAGCCGCTGCTGTTTCAGACGAAGAGTCAGAGGAGGACATAGAAGCGATGCAGTCAAGATTGGAAGCTCTGAGGAGCTAA
- the reep1 gene encoding receptor expression-enhancing protein 1, with amino-acid sequence MDKGYIPPLTVYPASRCRLCASRRSRLDAPVIWRKLLPADSASCRLSSAMVSWIISRLVVLVFGTLYPAYSSYKAVKSKDVKEYVKWMMYWIIFALFTAVEVFTDMFLCWIPFYYELKIAFVVWLLSPYTKGSSVLYRKFVHPTLSSKEKDIDEYICQAKDKSYDTLVHYGRKGLNVAATAAVMAATKSQGVLSDRLRSFSMQDLSSYQSDPDNTVPGTTQPAAAQHRTRSMMRSKSESYNKGQDFDMTEYEMLGLDHWDSKELPSQTISPSESESTPVTPSLTPKSSPPPTPSPPPSPPPVPEQAEEVGKGVQEASSSPQLRLIKRKAPEPPLKVLRPLTRSRSALSSNNEAM; translated from the exons ATGGATAAGGGTTACATTCCGCCGCTCACTGTTTATCCTGCATCACGTTGCCGCCTGTGTGCGTCCAGACGCAGCCGCCTGGACGCGCCTGTCATCTGGAGGAAACTCCTCCCCGCAGACAGCGCGTCCTGTCGCCTTTCCAGCGCAATGGTCTCCTGGATCATCTCTAGACTTGTGGT ACTCGTGTTCGGTACACTATATCCTGCATACTCATCTTATAAAGCTGTGAAGTCGAAAGATGTGAAAGAATAT GTAAAATGGATGATGTACTGGATCATATTTGCCCTGTTCACTGCTGTGGAAGTGTTTACAGATATGTTTCTTTGCTG GATTCCTTTCTACTATGAACTGAAGATAGCCTTTGTGGTGTGGCTGCTGTCCCCTTACACTAAAGGCTCCAGTGTGCTATACAGGAAGTTTGTTCATCCCACGCTTTCCTCAAAAGAAAAG GACATTGATGAGTATATCTGCCAAGCGAAGGACAAAAGCTATGACACATTGGTGCATTATGGGAGAAAAGGGCTGAATGTTGCCGCCACAGCTGCAGTCATGGCTGCAACAAAG AGCCAAGGGGTCCTGTCAGACAGGCTGAGGAGTTTCAGCATGCAGGATCTGTCTTCCTATCAGTCTGACCCCGATAACACCGTCCCTGGCACTACGCAacctgcagcagcacagcatcggACCCGATCTATGATGCGCAGCAAGTCGGAGAGCTACAACAAGG GACAGGATTTTGACATGACTGAGTATGAGATGTTGGGGTTGGACCACTGGGACTCCAAGGAGTTGCCGTCCCAGACCATTTCACCCTCTGAGTCTGAGTCCACACCCGTTACGCCCTCACTGACACCCAAGTCCTCCCCACCCCCCACACCCTCTccacccccctctcctcctccagttcCGGAGCAGGCTGAGGAGGTGGGCAAAGGGGTGCAGGAAGCATCAAGCTCTCCACAGCTCAGGCTGATTAAGAGGAAGGCTCCTGAG CCTCCTCTTAAAGTCTTAAGGCCTCTCACAAGATCCAGGAGTGCTCTTTCTTCAAACAATGAAGCCATGTGA
- the mrpl35 gene encoding large ribosomal subunit protein bL35m — MAAVLARRMSGLLRPLSASLCAKTPQVCQLSTLIQPPPLYGSAAAAVCAPLRAAVCQTPRYNILQRVSALIPSLTQQPSRSLTYISLKKGKRKSVKSVTERFMRLHCGLWIRRKAGYKKKLWKKKPARRKRLREHVFCNKTQSMLLDKMTTSFWKRRNWYVNDPYLKYHNRVNLKL; from the exons ATGGCGGCCGTCCTGGCAAGGAGGATGTCTG GGCTGCTGAGGCCgctgtctgcctctctgtgcgCCAAGACACCACAGGTCTGTCAGCTCTCCACCCTCATCCAGCCTCCACCTCTCTACGGGTCTGCTGCAGCCGCTGTCTGCGCTCCTCTGCGGGCTGCGGTGTGTCAGACACCCCGGTACAATATCCTACAACG GGTATCGGCTCTTATTCCCAGTTTGACCCAACAACCAAGCAGGAGCCTTACGTATATCAGTCTGAAGAAGGGGAAGAGGAAGAGTGTGAAATCTGTGACAGAGAGGTTCATGAGGCTGCATTGCGGCCTCTGGATCAGACGCAAG GCTGGCTACAAGAAGAAACTGTGGAAGAAGAAACCTGCCAGACGAAAGCGCCTGAGGGAGCACGTATTCTGTAACAAAACACAGAGCATGCTTTTGGATAAAATGACAACCTCTTTTTGGAAAAGGAGGAACTGGTATGTTAATGATCCTTACCTGAAGTACCACAATCGGGTCAACCTCAAACTGTAA